Proteins from a genomic interval of Kitasatospora kifunensis:
- a CDS encoding carotenoid oxygenase family protein, giving the protein MRDQTMLTQHSHRTSHLLTGGYRPVSAELTVHDLQTIGQLPTQLNGTLLRIGANPLGPYDPALDHAFAGEAMVHGLRLREGRVEWYRNRWIRTDRVAHALGELPTPGPRYGLSDNVNANLVQHAGRTLALGDGGALPVHLNDELATLARIDFDGTLPAGFAAHPISDPLTGELHAITYDHRQSHLTHLTVDALGRVGRAEPITVKGTPMVHAFSLTDRHAIIYDLPVTFDLRAAAAGSRVPYTWDENHGARLGLLPRDGGDADVLWMEIDPCYVFHAVNAFEQGTQTVIDVIRHERVFDQDPLHPSESTPTLWRWTVDRLSGTVHEQQLDRRVQEFPRIDERYTGSPYRFAFTVGLRPGEGAALAGPALLRHDLSAGRTEVHQLKAGREAGETVFVPRGACAPEGDGWLLTVAHNTATDRGELIVIDTADFTGPPVATVPLPARVPHGFHTHWAPAA; this is encoded by the coding sequence GTGAGGGACCAGACGATGCTCACCCAGCACTCCCACCGCACCTCTCACCTCCTGACCGGCGGCTACCGGCCGGTCTCGGCAGAGCTCACCGTCCACGACCTCCAGACCATCGGCCAGCTGCCGACCCAGCTCAACGGCACCCTGCTGCGCATCGGCGCCAACCCGCTCGGTCCGTACGACCCCGCGCTCGACCACGCCTTCGCCGGCGAGGCCATGGTCCACGGACTGCGGCTGCGCGAGGGCCGGGTCGAGTGGTACCGCAACCGCTGGATCCGCACCGACCGGGTGGCCCACGCCCTCGGCGAACTCCCCACCCCGGGCCCGCGGTACGGGCTGAGCGACAACGTCAACGCCAACCTCGTCCAGCACGCCGGGCGCACCCTGGCGCTGGGCGACGGCGGGGCGCTGCCCGTCCACCTGAACGACGAACTGGCCACCTTGGCCCGGATCGACTTCGACGGCACCCTGCCGGCCGGCTTCGCCGCCCACCCGATCAGCGACCCGCTCACCGGCGAGCTGCACGCCATCACCTACGACCACCGGCAGAGCCACCTCACCCACCTCACCGTGGACGCGCTCGGCCGGGTCGGGCGAGCCGAGCCGATCACCGTCAAGGGCACCCCGATGGTGCACGCCTTCTCGCTGACCGACCGTCACGCCATCATCTACGACCTGCCCGTCACCTTCGACCTGCGGGCGGCCGCCGCCGGCTCCCGGGTGCCGTACACCTGGGACGAGAACCACGGCGCCCGGCTCGGCCTGCTGCCGCGCGACGGCGGCGACGCCGACGTCCTGTGGATGGAGATCGACCCCTGCTACGTCTTCCACGCGGTCAACGCCTTCGAGCAGGGCACCCAGACCGTCATCGACGTGATCCGCCACGAACGGGTCTTCGACCAGGACCCGCTGCACCCCAGCGAGTCCACCCCGACCCTGTGGCGCTGGACCGTGGACCGCCTCAGCGGCACCGTCCACGAGCAACAACTCGATCGCCGGGTCCAGGAGTTCCCCCGGATCGACGAGCGCTACACCGGCTCGCCCTACCGCTTCGCCTTCACCGTGGGCCTGCGCCCGGGCGAGGGCGCCGCGCTGGCCGGGCCCGCCCTGCTGCGCCACGACCTCTCGGCCGGGCGGACCGAGGTCCACCAGCTGAAGGCGGGCCGGGAGGCGGGCGAGACGGTCTTCGTGCCACGCGGCGCCTGCGCGCCCGAGGGGGACGGCTGGCTGCTCACCGTGGCCCACAACACCGCCACCGACCGGGGCGAGCTGATCGTCATCGACACCGCCGACTTCACCGGCCCGCCGGTCGCCACCGTCCCACTGCCCGCCCGCGTGCCGCACGGCTTCCACACCCACTGGGCGCCCGCTGCCTGA
- a CDS encoding maleylpyruvate isomerase family mycothiol-dependent enzyme encodes MSKPPMSEPPMSEPPRSEPPWDRIPNHLTYRATRELITGLLVEQPHVGQLAVPACPGWTVGDVIAHLVSVCRGVVDGTERHLWEIPVDGPGRELPALLEAWAALDAGVEGRLTEPFRRQHAILIMDCLSHELDLRSALGLPVLDDHPAYPVALDLVTLGFGAAVGARGLPALRVQTPGAEWLAGQGEPVATVRGHRHDLYRSLTGRRTVEQIYALDWTGDPGTWLPAFAWGPFQPPDFATEVACRPAGAR; translated from the coding sequence ATGTCCAAGCCACCGATGTCCGAACCGCCGATGTCCGAGCCACCAAGGTCCGAGCCACCGTGGGACCGGATACCCAACCACCTCACGTACCGTGCCACCCGTGAACTGATCACTGGGTTGCTCGTCGAGCAGCCGCACGTCGGGCAACTCGCGGTTCCCGCCTGTCCCGGCTGGACGGTGGGTGATGTGATCGCGCACCTGGTCAGCGTCTGCCGTGGCGTCGTCGACGGCACCGAGAGGCATCTGTGGGAGATCCCGGTCGACGGGCCAGGGCGCGAGCTGCCCGCGCTGCTGGAGGCCTGGGCGGCGCTGGACGCCGGCGTGGAGGGGCGGCTGACGGAGCCGTTCCGTCGTCAGCACGCGATCCTGATCATGGACTGCCTCTCGCACGAGCTCGATCTGCGCTCGGCTCTTGGCCTGCCCGTCCTCGATGACCACCCGGCCTACCCCGTCGCGCTCGACCTGGTGACGCTCGGCTTCGGGGCGGCGGTCGGCGCGCGGGGGCTGCCGGCGCTGCGAGTTCAGACGCCCGGCGCCGAGTGGCTGGCCGGCCAGGGTGAACCGGTCGCCACCGTACGCGGCCATCGGCACGACCTCTACCGGTCGTTGACGGGCCGTCGGACCGTGGAGCAGATCTACGCCCTGGACTGGACGGGCGACCCAGGGACCTGGCTGCCCGCCTTCGCCTGGGGGCCGTTCCAGCCGCCGGACTTCGCCACCGAGGTGGCGTGCCGGCCGGCTGGGGCCCGGTAG
- a CDS encoding SDR family NAD(P)-dependent oxidoreductase — protein MLVCVTGGTGFVGAHSVAALVREGAAVRLLARDPSRVEGALRPLGVPSAAVQVVTGDVTDRARVAAALRGVDAVLHAASVYSFDTRRYPELRRTNVSGTELVLQAAVRAGVGRIVHVSSVAALYPAPAGEVTAQSPVGSPKEAYMASKAEAELVARRFQAEGAPVAITYPPALIGPYDPHLGDQNARLRNELRGLMPMWPLGGFPLGDVRDTAELHARLLLEPGREHGRDPGGRYFGPGRYLTTRQYLGSVGEVTGRRLPALFLPPAAMLPVGRAVGLVQRVWPWHIPAEYGAVYICAAAAPVAKDVPTGGLSPRPLADSLGDTVRWLHTGGLLSARQAGDCARPRSAAAIR, from the coding sequence ATGTTGGTCTGTGTGACCGGTGGCACCGGTTTCGTCGGAGCGCACTCGGTGGCCGCGCTGGTCCGGGAGGGTGCCGCGGTGCGGCTGCTGGCCCGCGATCCGTCGCGGGTCGAGGGGGCGCTGCGGCCGCTCGGTGTGCCCTCGGCCGCCGTGCAGGTGGTGACCGGTGACGTCACCGACCGGGCCCGGGTGGCGGCGGCGCTGCGCGGCGTGGACGCCGTGCTGCACGCCGCCTCCGTGTACTCCTTCGACACCCGTCGGTATCCGGAGCTGCGCCGCACCAACGTGTCCGGTACCGAGCTGGTCCTGCAGGCGGCGGTGCGGGCCGGGGTCGGCCGCATCGTCCACGTCTCCAGCGTCGCGGCCCTCTACCCGGCCCCGGCCGGAGAAGTCACCGCGCAGTCGCCGGTCGGCTCGCCCAAGGAGGCGTACATGGCCAGCAAGGCCGAGGCCGAGCTGGTGGCGCGCCGGTTCCAGGCCGAGGGCGCGCCGGTGGCGATCACCTATCCGCCCGCCCTGATCGGCCCCTACGACCCGCATCTGGGCGACCAGAACGCCCGGCTGCGCAATGAGTTGCGTGGGCTGATGCCGATGTGGCCGCTCGGCGGTTTCCCGCTGGGAGACGTGCGGGACACCGCCGAGCTGCATGCCCGGCTGCTGCTCGAGCCGGGCCGCGAGCACGGCCGGGATCCCGGAGGTCGGTACTTCGGCCCAGGGCGGTACCTGACCACACGTCAGTACCTGGGATCGGTGGGTGAGGTCACCGGTCGGCGGCTGCCGGCGCTCTTCCTGCCGCCGGCAGCGATGCTCCCGGTCGGCCGGGCGGTCGGGCTGGTGCAGCGGGTCTGGCCCTGGCACATCCCGGCCGAGTACGGCGCCGTCTACATCTGCGCCGCCGCCGCGCCGGTCGCGAAGGACGTGCCCACCGGGGGGCTTTCGCCGCGCCCGCTGGCCGACAGCCTTGGCGACACGGTGCGTTGGCTGCACACGGGCGGCCTGCTCTCCGCCCGCCAGGCGGGTGACTGCGCCCGCCCGCGGAGCGCCGCGGCCATACGCTGA
- a CDS encoding MFS transporter: MSRSTVDAPAGRLRSFEHPVAFWLGAAACTAGVLLHLPMFLAARHMGYHLAGMPMDTPMLIGMALIVLGLLAVCYGLVPRGSGDIKKTASRLRVSALDDAPMRPAHVALAVVMAVAVTIDVMKPTALAFVAPGFAHEYGLKAPGNPHGHIPVSWLPLVGIAGTVFGSWLWGVLGDRIGRRSSIILAGVIFVSTSICGAMPSFGWNLAMCAVMGTGAGGMLPITFTLLAETIPARHRGWLMVLIGGDIAGAYVITSWLAGWLTPTYSWRILWLLGLPTGLLFIALQRWIPESPRFLLARGRRAEAEQVMARYGATVEEIAPEEVELDQTVGRVGFRILLRRPLLSPTLAITVLGLGVGLMTYGFQLWVPTNLQHLGYSAVNSDYVVRNAALLGLPLTVLTAWLYHVWGSRRTIVVVSGVTGLTLLAFVVAGSSLAHHHLLLSLLLVIPLSGVSSVVAVVASYASEIYPTLVRSRGTGLAAGMTKAGGVLILAMTVASAAVPSIAVTALIGAVPLLVAAVCFLWTGPETRNRRLEEIGRSLLVAEG, encoded by the coding sequence ATGTCCCGATCGACCGTCGACGCACCCGCCGGACGACTGAGAAGCTTCGAACACCCGGTCGCCTTCTGGCTCGGCGCCGCCGCCTGCACCGCCGGTGTCCTGCTCCACCTGCCGATGTTCCTGGCGGCCCGTCATATGGGCTACCACCTGGCGGGGATGCCGATGGACACCCCGATGCTCATCGGTATGGCTCTGATCGTGCTGGGTCTGCTGGCCGTGTGCTACGGGCTGGTGCCGCGGGGCAGCGGTGACATCAAGAAGACGGCCTCGCGGCTGCGGGTCTCCGCGTTGGACGACGCGCCGATGCGCCCTGCCCATGTCGCGCTCGCGGTGGTGATGGCCGTCGCCGTCACCATCGACGTGATGAAGCCGACCGCGCTGGCCTTCGTGGCACCCGGCTTCGCGCACGAGTACGGACTCAAGGCCCCCGGCAACCCGCACGGCCACATCCCGGTCTCCTGGCTGCCGTTGGTGGGCATCGCCGGCACGGTGTTCGGCTCCTGGCTGTGGGGGGTGCTCGGCGACCGGATCGGGCGGCGCTCCTCGATCATCCTGGCCGGCGTGATCTTCGTCAGCACCTCCATCTGCGGCGCGATGCCGAGCTTCGGCTGGAACCTGGCGATGTGCGCGGTCATGGGCACCGGCGCGGGCGGCATGCTGCCGATCACCTTCACACTGCTCGCCGAGACCATCCCGGCCCGCCACCGGGGCTGGCTGATGGTGCTCATCGGCGGTGACATCGCCGGCGCGTACGTGATCACCAGCTGGCTGGCCGGCTGGCTCACCCCGACCTACAGCTGGCGCATCCTGTGGCTGCTCGGCCTGCCCACCGGCCTGCTCTTCATCGCCCTGCAGCGCTGGATCCCCGAGTCGCCGCGCTTCCTGCTGGCCCGCGGCCGGCGCGCCGAGGCCGAGCAGGTGATGGCCCGCTACGGCGCCACGGTCGAGGAGATCGCGCCCGAGGAGGTCGAGCTCGACCAGACGGTGGGGCGCGTCGGGTTCCGCATCCTGCTGCGCCGCCCGCTGCTGAGCCCCACCCTGGCGATCACCGTGCTGGGCTTGGGCGTTGGGCTGATGACCTACGGGTTCCAGCTCTGGGTGCCCACCAACCTTCAGCACCTGGGGTACTCCGCGGTCAACTCGGACTACGTGGTGCGCAACGCCGCACTGCTCGGCCTGCCGCTGACCGTGCTCACCGCCTGGCTGTACCACGTCTGGGGCAGCCGCCGCACGATCGTCGTGGTGTCGGGGGTCACCGGGCTGACGCTGCTGGCCTTCGTGGTGGCCGGCTCCTCGCTGGCCCACCACCACCTGCTGCTGTCACTGCTGTTGGTGATCCCGCTCTCGGGGGTGAGCTCGGTGGTCGCGGTGGTCGCCAGCTACGCGTCCGAGATCTACCCGACGCTGGTGCGTTCCCGCGGCACCGGGCTCGCCGCCGGCATGACCAAGGCCGGCGGGGTGCTGATCCTGGCGATGACGGTGGCCTCCGCCGCGGTGCCCTCCATCGCGGTGACCGCGCTGATCGGCGCGGTGCCGCTGCTGGTGGCCGCCGTCTGCTTCCTGTGGACCGGTCCGGAGACCCGCAACCGGCGGTTGGAGGAGATCGGGCGGAGCCTGCTGGTCGCCGAAGGGTGA
- a CDS encoding ABC1 kinase family protein: protein MDADAGGVGLGRRAVRIGSVCLRHLGAALFRRGDSASGRLAEAAPAMLSELGPFYVKVGQLLSTRRDLLPDNWCTELARLTDTVPAVPREALTAVLTEGYGPPEQWPFREFDWEPVGSGSIATVHRAVLADGRVVAVKVRRPGIVPVMTGDFRLAGALARATRWLPGLRRLPAEEMLGQVGTAVLAQADLAAERASLEQLRANLAEVKGVLLPGPVAELCRDQVLVMEFLDDLREFRPEPYSAQERRQSMQRVLRTVYQMLFLDGLVHCDLHPGNLRLNAAGDVVLLDAGFVVRLPDRVRRHFGEFFLNMAFGRGARCAEVVIESAAQVPKGFDRDGFQAAVVQLVEESSALVAGDFNLAAFAPRLFKLQRRYGIYAAAEFAFPLLSLLVLEGMIHSFDPGVDFQGEAVPVLLQAVGLPVD from the coding sequence ATGGACGCGGACGCGGGTGGGGTCGGCCTTGGCCGGCGGGCGGTTCGGATCGGCTCGGTCTGCCTGAGGCATCTCGGCGCGGCGCTCTTTAGGCGCGGCGACTCGGCCTCCGGGCGGCTGGCCGAGGCGGCGCCCGCGATGCTGAGCGAGCTCGGCCCCTTCTATGTCAAGGTCGGTCAACTGCTGAGCACCAGAAGGGATTTGCTGCCTGACAACTGGTGCACCGAGTTGGCCAGGCTGACCGACACGGTGCCGGCGGTGCCGCGCGAGGCGCTCACCGCCGTGCTGACCGAGGGGTACGGTCCGCCCGAGCAGTGGCCGTTTCGGGAGTTCGACTGGGAGCCGGTGGGCAGTGGCAGCATCGCCACCGTGCACCGCGCGGTGCTGGCCGATGGCCGGGTGGTCGCGGTGAAGGTCAGGCGGCCCGGCATCGTGCCCGTCATGACGGGGGACTTCCGGCTGGCCGGTGCGCTGGCCAGGGCCACCCGTTGGCTGCCGGGTCTGCGGCGGCTGCCGGCCGAGGAGATGCTCGGCCAGGTGGGGACGGCGGTGCTGGCGCAGGCCGACCTCGCGGCGGAGCGCGCTTCGCTGGAGCAGCTGCGGGCCAATCTCGCCGAGGTCAAGGGCGTGTTGCTGCCCGGTCCGGTGGCCGAGCTCTGCCGGGACCAGGTGCTGGTGATGGAATTCCTGGACGATCTACGGGAGTTCCGGCCCGAGCCGTACAGTGCACAGGAGCGTCGGCAGTCCATGCAGCGGGTGCTGCGCACCGTGTACCAGATGCTCTTCCTGGACGGTCTGGTCCACTGCGACCTGCACCCCGGCAACCTGCGGCTGAACGCGGCCGGTGACGTCGTGCTGCTGGACGCGGGGTTCGTGGTGCGGCTGCCGGACCGGGTGCGGCGGCACTTCGGCGAGTTCTTCCTCAACATGGCGTTCGGCCGGGGCGCGCGCTGCGCCGAGGTGGTGATCGAGAGTGCCGCCCAGGTGCCCAAGGGCTTCGACCGGGACGGGTTCCAGGCCGCGGTGGTGCAACTGGTCGAGGAGTCATCGGCGTTGGTCGCCGGGGACTTCAACCTGGCCGCGTTCGCCCCCAGGTTGTTCAAGCTCCAGCGGCGGTACGGCATCTACGCGGCCGCGGAGTTCGCCTTTCCGCTGCTGTCACTGCTGGTGCTGGAGGGGATGATCCACAGCTTCGACCCGGGGGTGGACTTCCAGGGGGAGGCCGTCCCGGTGCTGCTGCAGGCCGTCGGATTGCCGGTGGACTGA
- a CDS encoding carboxymuconolactone decarboxylase family protein — protein MPHIAIPSQLPGIVGLMATKPQSGHQLSALAEQLLRGDSPLSHGERELIAAYVSSLNGTRFCTSSHSAAAAHTLGGDYPTVEAVKHDLATAPVSEKLRALLRLAGKVQASGLAVTAEDIEAARSLGADDETIHDTVLIAAAFCMFNRYVDGLAAITPEDPALYDKIGEMLAAKGYANLSG, from the coding sequence ATGCCGCACATCGCCATCCCGAGCCAACTCCCGGGCATCGTGGGCCTGATGGCCACGAAGCCGCAATCCGGCCACCAGCTCAGCGCGCTGGCCGAGCAGCTGCTGCGCGGCGACTCCCCGCTCAGCCACGGCGAGCGCGAGCTCATCGCCGCCTACGTCTCCTCCCTCAACGGGACGCGGTTCTGCACCAGTTCGCACTCGGCGGCGGCCGCCCACACGCTGGGCGGAGACTATCCGACGGTCGAGGCGGTGAAGCACGATCTGGCGACCGCCCCGGTCAGCGAGAAGCTCCGAGCACTGCTCAGGCTCGCCGGCAAGGTCCAGGCCAGCGGGCTCGCGGTGACCGCCGAGGACATCGAGGCGGCCCGGTCCTTGGGCGCCGACGACGAGACCATCCACGACACGGTGCTCATCGCGGCGGCGTTCTGCATGTTCAACCGCTATGTCGACGGGCTCGCCGCGATCACCCCCGAGGACCCCGCCCTGTACGACAAGATCGGCGAAATGCTGGCGGCCAAGGGCTACGCGAACCTGTCCGGCTGA
- a CDS encoding SDR family NAD(P)-dependent oxidoreductase has product MSDLSGRTTIVVGASRGLGHGIATAFAEAGAPVVAVSRTAAEFPEPANGAGTIQLEVADAGDPTVVGSLIDRHEPQAVILVAGASPHLRPLQQHTWETFSANWQTDVRIAFHWLREALLTPLRPGSRVVVVSSGAALAGSPLTGGYAGAKATQRFITGYAQDEARRAGLDLTFTAVLPRMTPLTDLGRSAAKAYAARNGQSEEEYLQQMGPLLTPQIAGAAVVELVQADAASIAPGYLLTGAGLQKLA; this is encoded by the coding sequence ATGAGCGACCTGTCCGGCAGGACCACGATCGTCGTCGGTGCGAGCCGCGGCCTGGGCCACGGGATCGCCACGGCCTTCGCCGAGGCCGGCGCCCCGGTGGTCGCCGTGTCCCGCACCGCGGCCGAGTTTCCCGAGCCGGCCAACGGCGCCGGCACCATCCAGCTGGAGGTGGCCGACGCCGGCGACCCCACGGTGGTGGGCAGTCTGATCGACCGTCACGAGCCGCAGGCCGTCATCCTGGTGGCCGGTGCCAGCCCGCACCTGCGGCCGTTGCAGCAGCACACCTGGGAGACCTTCTCGGCCAACTGGCAGACCGACGTGCGGATCGCGTTCCACTGGCTGCGCGAGGCGCTGCTCACGCCGCTGCGGCCCGGCAGCCGGGTGGTCGTGGTCAGCAGCGGTGCCGCGCTGGCCGGGTCACCGCTCACCGGCGGGTACGCCGGGGCCAAGGCCACCCAGCGCTTCATCACGGGGTACGCCCAGGACGAGGCGAGGCGCGCCGGTCTGGACCTCACGTTCACCGCGGTGCTGCCCCGGATGACGCCGCTGACCGACCTCGGCCGCTCGGCGGCCAAGGCGTACGCGGCTCGCAACGGCCAGTCCGAGGAGGAGTACCTCCAGCAGATGGGCCCGCTGCTCACCCCTCAGATCGCCGGCGCGGCGGTGGTCGAGCTGGTGCAGGCTGATGCCGCCAGCATCGCGCCCGGCTACCTGCTGACCGGCGCCGGGCTGCAGAAGCTGGCCTGA
- a CDS encoding AMP-binding protein, translating into MIFTGPRPRVPVPETSFTSFVLQRAEQDAAKVATVDVTGAHAYTYGELASAVRRAAGGLRARGFGKGEVLAVLSPNVPEYPIAWHAAALAGGAVMVLNPLDTVDELAGHLNEAGARLLVTSPSEVAKAKALATRTKVTEIIVFGQAEGQAAEEAQGVTPFASLLASPLASPLTKEAPPEDPSIDPAQDLVALLHSSGSTGYPKGVMLTHRNMIANVLQTSLVAPVGADEKVLAVPPFHHAFGLIMVMNASLLQGATLVTMERFDPEAYLRAIQEHRITRLYIVPTIAVLLAKSPLVDRYDLSSLRSIVSGGAALDPEIARLAQQRLGCRIGQGYGLTEALVSFMQLDDSPAPGSVGRNAPNIECKIIDVRTGEELGHDQDGEILIRGPHVMKGYLNAEEATREVLEPDGFLHTGDLGHFDEAGELFIVDRIKELIKYKGQQVSPVELEAILLTHPKVADAAVIGVPDEEASEVPKGFVVVKEPATPEEVPATPEEIMAFVAERVAPYKKIRRLEFIDKVPRTPVGKIERRSLKERERAAR; encoded by the coding sequence ATGATCTTCACTGGCCCGCGCCCGCGCGTCCCGGTGCCCGAGACCTCGTTCACCTCCTTCGTGCTGCAGCGAGCGGAGCAGGACGCCGCCAAGGTGGCGACCGTCGACGTCACGGGGGCGCACGCTTACACGTACGGGGAACTCGCGTCGGCCGTGCGCCGTGCCGCAGGCGGGCTGCGCGCCCGCGGCTTCGGCAAGGGCGAGGTGCTGGCCGTGCTCTCGCCCAACGTGCCCGAGTACCCGATCGCCTGGCACGCCGCCGCGCTGGCGGGCGGCGCGGTGATGGTGCTCAACCCGCTCGACACGGTGGACGAGCTGGCCGGTCACCTGAACGAGGCCGGCGCGCGCCTGCTGGTGACCTCGCCGTCCGAGGTGGCCAAGGCGAAGGCGCTGGCCACGAGGACGAAGGTCACCGAGATCATCGTGTTCGGGCAGGCGGAGGGGCAGGCGGCGGAGGAGGCGCAGGGCGTGACGCCGTTCGCCTCGCTGCTCGCCTCGCCGCTCGCCTCGCCGCTCACCAAGGAGGCGCCGCCCGAGGATCCGTCCATCGACCCGGCGCAGGACCTGGTGGCCCTGCTCCACTCCAGCGGCAGCACCGGCTATCCCAAGGGGGTCATGCTGACGCATCGCAACATGATCGCCAATGTGCTGCAGACCAGCCTGGTCGCGCCCGTCGGCGCGGACGAGAAGGTGCTGGCCGTGCCGCCCTTCCACCACGCCTTCGGCCTGATCATGGTGATGAACGCCAGCCTGCTCCAGGGCGCGACGCTGGTGACCATGGAGCGCTTCGACCCGGAGGCCTACCTGAGGGCGATTCAGGAGCACCGCATCACGCGTCTGTACATCGTGCCGACGATCGCCGTCCTGCTGGCGAAGAGCCCGCTGGTGGACCGGTACGACCTCTCCTCGCTGCGTTCGATCGTCTCCGGTGGCGCCGCCCTCGACCCCGAGATCGCGCGGCTCGCCCAGCAGCGCCTCGGTTGCCGGATCGGCCAGGGGTACGGGCTCACCGAGGCGTTGGTGTCGTTCATGCAGCTCGACGACTCCCCGGCACCGGGGTCGGTGGGCCGAAACGCGCCCAATATCGAATGCAAGATCATCGACGTCCGCACGGGCGAGGAGCTGGGACACGACCAGGACGGCGAGATCCTGATCCGGGGCCCGCACGTGATGAAGGGGTACCTCAACGCCGAGGAGGCCACCAGGGAGGTCCTCGAACCGGACGGTTTCCTGCACACCGGCGACCTCGGCCACTTCGACGAGGCGGGAGAACTCTTCATCGTCGACCGGATCAAGGAACTGATCAAGTACAAAGGGCAGCAGGTTTCTCCGGTCGAGCTGGAGGCGATCCTGCTGACGCACCCGAAAGTCGCCGACGCGGCGGTGATCGGGGTGCCGGACGAGGAGGCCAGCGAGGTTCCGAAAGGCTTCGTGGTGGTGAAGGAACCGGCCACGCCCGAAGAGGTCCCGGCCACGCCCGAAGAGATCATGGCCTTCGTCGCCGAACGCGTCGCGCCGTACAAGAAAATCCGTCGGCTCGAATTCATCGATAAGGTCCCGCGCACGCCGGTCGGCAAGATAGAACGTCGTAGCCTGAAGGAGCGGGAGCGCGCCGCCCGATGA
- a CDS encoding p-hydroxycinnamoyl CoA hydratase/lyase, with the protein MIKLDTVNLEIDGPTATIYLNRPDKKNAMNPQMHRDMNQVLDEIEAAETVKAVVVTGNGDSFSAGMDLEECFLKPFDDPQLFYRTNLVALNWFKRLKAFPAVTIAKVNGFAFGGGVLVTGICDLAVASETALFGLSEINFGIFPAGGATWAATHNLPRKQALYYILTGDTLTGRQAQEYGLVNRAVPADQLDAETDRIVRKIVNKNPVTLELAKQVYERTTTMDLPTAIDYDQAKLWELSRLSGNEWINVALKQFEKRSYQPGLSTYRKAEAAS; encoded by the coding sequence ATGATCAAGCTGGACACCGTGAACCTCGAAATCGACGGGCCGACGGCCACGATCTACCTGAACCGGCCGGACAAGAAGAACGCGATGAATCCGCAGATGCATCGTGATATGAACCAGGTGCTGGACGAGATCGAGGCGGCCGAAACCGTCAAGGCGGTCGTGGTGACCGGCAACGGTGACAGTTTCAGTGCCGGAATGGACCTCGAAGAGTGCTTTCTCAAGCCGTTCGACGACCCGCAGTTGTTCTACCGGACCAATCTGGTGGCGCTCAACTGGTTCAAGCGACTGAAGGCATTTCCGGCGGTCACCATTGCCAAGGTGAACGGATTCGCCTTCGGTGGCGGGGTCCTGGTGACCGGGATCTGTGATCTGGCGGTTGCCTCCGAGACCGCCCTGTTCGGGCTCTCGGAGATCAACTTCGGGATCTTTCCGGCCGGTGGCGCCACCTGGGCGGCGACCCACAACCTGCCGCGCAAGCAGGCGCTCTACTACATCCTCACCGGAGACACGCTCACCGGACGCCAGGCGCAGGAGTACGGGCTGGTGAACCGGGCCGTACCGGCGGACCAGCTCGACGCGGAGACCGACCGCATCGTCCGCAAGATCGTCAACAAGAACCCGGTCACCCTGGAGCTGGCGAAGCAGGTCTACGAGCGCACCACGACCATGGATCTGCCGACCGCGATCGACTACGACCAGGCGAAGCTCTGGGAGCTCTCCCGGCTCAGCGGCAACGAGTGGATCAACGTGGCGCTCAAGCAGTTCGAGAAGCGCAGCTACCAGCCCGGCCTGAGCACGTACCGCAAGGCGGAAGCGGCGTCATGA
- a CDS encoding DUF427 domain-containing protein has translation MNDFPEHSAYPAVNVQVNHVEPVPRRIRATLAGQTVLDTTRARYVWEVPYYPQYYIPLDDIRADLLVPEESEPEQSKPQQSQGDGTEESPRGRVQRCALRVGDTHRPGAARVLRESPIAGLSGTARFEWDALDAWFEEDEQVHVHPRSPYVRVDALRSTRTLRVERSGTVLAESSSPVMVFETGLPTRYYLNRTDVDFTHLLPSDTVTACPYKGTTSGYWSARIGERLHPDLAWCYDFPTYQLAPITGLIAFYNERVDLFLDGHRLERPKN, from the coding sequence GTGAACGACTTCCCGGAACACTCGGCCTATCCGGCGGTCAACGTCCAGGTCAACCACGTCGAACCGGTGCCACGGCGGATCCGCGCCACCCTGGCGGGCCAGACCGTCCTCGACACCACCCGGGCCCGCTACGTCTGGGAGGTGCCCTACTACCCGCAGTACTACATCCCGCTCGACGACATCCGCGCCGATCTGCTGGTGCCGGAAGAGAGCGAGCCGGAGCAGAGCAAGCCGCAGCAGAGCCAGGGGGACGGCACCGAGGAGAGCCCACGCGGGCGGGTCCAGCGGTGCGCGCTGCGGGTGGGAGACACCCACAGGCCGGGCGCGGCCAGGGTGTTGCGCGAGTCGCCGATCGCCGGGCTCAGCGGCACCGCGCGCTTCGAGTGGGACGCCCTCGACGCCTGGTTCGAGGAGGACGAGCAGGTCCACGTCCACCCCCGCAGCCCGTACGTGCGCGTCGACGCGCTGCGCTCGACCCGCACGCTGCGGGTCGAGCGCAGCGGCACGGTGCTCGCCGAGTCCTCCTCACCGGTCATGGTCTTCGAGACCGGCCTGCCGACCCGGTACTACCTCAACCGCACGGACGTCGACTTCACGCACCTGCTCCCCAGCGACACCGTCACCGCCTGCCCCTACAAGGGCACCACGAGCGGGTACTGGTCGGCCCGGATCGGTGAGCGGCTCCACCCCGACCTCGCCTGGTGCTACGACTTCCCGACCTACCAACTCGCGCCCATCACCGGCCTGATCGCCTTCTACAACGAGCGGGTGGACCTCTTCCTCGACGGCCACCGCCTGGAGCGCCCGAAAAACTGA